The genomic DNA gtgataagacgtccctgtcattgttttgttagcattaccaccgtcttcagacttcatatgttagcgctgtgtgctcgttttagatccttgatgatatggcctacgtgatttaatttaagtctaaagttttcattagtcatttcattttgccgtttttgtctttgaaaagactgtattaaaatgcatttcgtgacgttagcttggcgctagcgttagctcggtgcttgtgttagctcacttgttagggttctgcaggttcatcatcttcattttcatctcgctccgctgggtccgactctggctggaacatgtaaagctggatggacaagtcttctgttgttgacattttgtaaataacctctgaataaaaagtttatgcgctgctccatagccgtatctcttctatcaaactacaaaaatggccgagcagggtggagttgaaccgagtgtcacctgaagagggggcggggtatggagtgtctcatttgcatttaaagaggccgcaccaaaacgagttgctctcagaagcacatcagaaaaggggtagaaaaggggcctgtggagctataataatgaggaattcagacccaagcattgcagctccgctttatatagaccacaactgtatgatttatatgtaaaaaggaaggatttaaaaccatgacatgtcccctttaaagaaaaCCACTTGACATCTGTTCTGACATCTCACCATATCCAAAAGAAGATCTATCTTCAGTTTCAGTAGATTATTCTCCTCCTCCAGTTGGACGTTTCTTTTCTTCACCCGCTGTAATTCTTTACCTGATGTGTTCCCACCAGCTTCtgcaagaaaaaagaaatgtgttgtCCATGCATTGAGAAACAGTCTTacgtacatacagtatgtgtataaaGTAAAAAGTCATTACCTAAAATCCACTGTCCATCATCAAATTTCCAACTTTGGCCTCCAAGTTTCATTGACGGAGATCCATACTCAAGGCCCAGCTCTATATCTCTGATGGAGCGATCCATCTTATAAATATAAagggggttaaaaaaaaaaaaaggtcattaAGAGGTTGGACTTTTAAAGGTGTTTTAATCATAACAGACAGTATTTGTCATTTCTttgggataataataataaacatacattAGCATAAAGGGAGCATATTTGTCTGTTCCTATGTTaataagaatattaaaaaatctacatttaaaacagataaaaaatgtGCTATGAACTTAAAATATTCAGTTCTAATATATAGAGATAAATATACagttatatcagagattttagatgcaggccgataTAATCCAATGCTCTTTTTTAGACCGATATTAATATCGGATCAGAACATATGCAGCAGTACAATATCAAACCACTGCAATCATCTCATTTGTAAATTTATAAACAGAGCAGTTTTGTCCCTGCATTTTTATACTATTTTAATTTGCTATTGCataactttttttatatttaataaactgAAACGataaaagtcaaaatgtcatttcATTACACTGACAAAAAAGAAGCAGATGAAATAATGATGACAGAtctttatctttaacttttattattattattattattattattattattattattattattattattattattaatccaaCTAGTTAGTCAATGACACACTTTCTAGATCATAAAACAATGGAAGCTGGCTTCTgccactgaaaaaaacaaaacaaaaaaacactatagcaagtcacaattatgagtaaatgaagtcataattatgagaaagaaagtcataattaggaGAAAGAAAGTCTAAATTATgataaaattgtttttaatataaatttataaaaaaaacattcaaatatgtGACGGCATTATTTGCAATAAAGACTTTATTCGTGTACTTCTACTATTTTCATACACTATGTACCATTTGTTGAATTctaagaactgaataaacagccaaaatatgtgttttgaatgaattaCTAATCAAAGTGTAATTAAAAATGGTAACAGTCGGTGTTGATAGACTGCTGCAAAGGCTCAGtttatatctcataattatgactttctatctcataattataacttgccttagtgatttttattttattcagtgg from Gouania willdenowi chromosome 19, fGouWil2.1, whole genome shotgun sequence includes the following:
- the cby1 gene encoding protein chibby homolog 1 isoform X3 → MPLFGNTFSPKKVPPRKSASLSNLHTMDRSIRDIELGLEYGSPSMKLGGQSWKFDDGQWILEAGGNTSGKELQRVKKRNVQLEEENNLLKLKIDLLLDMLTERTVECHLMGKDGEDIKIQNRRQK
- the cby1 gene encoding protein chibby homolog 1 isoform X1 codes for the protein MFNSLNQDLKRSLKMPLFGNTFSPKKVPPRKSASLSNLHTMDRSIRDIELGLEYGSPSMKLGGQSWKFDDGQWILEAGGNTSGKELQRVKKRNVQLEEENNLLKLKIDLLLDMLTERTVECHLMGKDGEDIKIQNRRQK
- the cby1 gene encoding protein chibby homolog 1 isoform X2, with amino-acid sequence MEDLKRSLKMPLFGNTFSPKKVPPRKSASLSNLHTMDRSIRDIELGLEYGSPSMKLGGQSWKFDDGQWILEAGGNTSGKELQRVKKRNVQLEEENNLLKLKIDLLLDMLTERTVECHLMGKDGEDIKIQNRRQK